From Mesobacillus boroniphilus, the proteins below share one genomic window:
- the motA gene encoding flagellar motor stator protein MotA, with product MDKSSIIGVILAIIAVGVGMVFKGVSVTALANPAAILIILVGTVAAVTIAFPAKELNKVPKLFKILFKEQESADLPSLIRLFSEWAQLARKEGLLALEAKTSEIDDEFLKNGLSLAVDGQSADYIRDVLTEEVEAMEERHLSGAAIFTQAGTYAPTLGVLGAVVGLIAALSHMDNTDELGRAISAAFVATLLGIFTGYVLWHPFANKLKRKSKQEAQVKYMMIEGILSILEGEAPRVIEQKLASYLPAGERKMILEESGVAKDE from the coding sequence ATGGATAAGTCGTCGATCATTGGTGTCATATTAGCGATCATTGCGGTAGGAGTCGGGATGGTGTTCAAAGGCGTAAGTGTAACCGCCCTCGCCAATCCGGCAGCGATCTTAATTATATTGGTGGGTACAGTAGCTGCGGTGACAATTGCCTTTCCTGCAAAAGAATTGAATAAAGTACCCAAGCTTTTCAAGATTTTATTCAAGGAACAGGAAAGTGCTGATTTACCGTCATTGATCCGTTTATTTTCTGAATGGGCCCAGCTTGCCCGAAAAGAAGGTTTGCTTGCACTTGAAGCGAAGACAAGTGAAATCGATGATGAGTTTCTTAAGAATGGGCTATCGCTTGCGGTAGATGGCCAGAGCGCCGACTACATCAGGGACGTTTTAACAGAAGAAGTTGAAGCGATGGAAGAACGTCACCTTTCCGGAGCGGCCATTTTTACCCAGGCTGGCACTTATGCTCCGACATTGGGAGTTCTTGGTGCAGTAGTTGGATTGATTGCTGCCCTAAGTCATATGGATAATACTGATGAGCTAGGCAGAGCAATCAGTGCGGCATTCGTCGCGACGTTATTGGGTATTTTCACTGGTTATGTATTGTGGCATCCATTCGCCAATAAATTGAAGCGTAAATCAAAGCAAGAAGCACAAGTAAAATACATGATGATAGAAGGAATTCTTTCAATCCTAGAAGGGGAAGCACCGCGAGTGATTGAGCAGAAACTTGCTTCCTATCTGCCGGCCGGCGAACGGAAAATGATCCTTGAGGAAAGCGGCGTGGCGAAGGATGAGTAG
- the motB gene encoding flagellar motor protein MotB yields MSRKRKKKHHEEHMDESWLIPYADLLTLLLALFIVLFAMSSVDASKFQQLSKAFNDVFAGGTGVFEFQSPMPEGQMESPEERKEDVEKNDQDDIAKDQMELLAIQKKVNSYIEEKKLTDKLDTKLTDEGLLLTIRDNVLFESGRAEVRSSDVNIANEIADLLVMEPPRNIIISGHTDNVPIRTARYESNWELSVMRAVEFMKIILKNEQLDPRWFSAKGFGEFQPVATNDTIEGKARNRRVEILILPRTSNNPGQ; encoded by the coding sequence ATGAGTAGGAAAAGGAAGAAAAAGCATCACGAAGAGCATATGGATGAGTCCTGGCTGATTCCGTATGCGGACCTGCTCACCCTCCTGCTGGCGCTGTTCATCGTTTTGTTTGCGATGAGCTCGGTAGATGCTAGCAAGTTCCAGCAACTCTCAAAGGCATTCAATGATGTATTTGCCGGAGGGACAGGGGTGTTCGAGTTCCAGAGCCCGATGCCTGAAGGACAAATGGAATCGCCGGAAGAGCGCAAGGAAGATGTCGAAAAGAATGATCAGGATGATATCGCCAAGGACCAAATGGAGCTTCTGGCAATTCAGAAGAAGGTCAATTCATATATAGAAGAGAAAAAGCTGACAGATAAACTTGATACTAAGCTGACGGATGAGGGACTGCTGCTGACGATCCGTGACAATGTCCTGTTTGAATCGGGCAGGGCGGAGGTGCGCTCATCCGATGTGAATATCGCCAATGAGATTGCGGACTTGCTAGTCATGGAGCCGCCGCGGAATATCATTATCAGCGGTCACACGGATAATGTACCAATCAGGACCGCGAGATATGAATCGAACTGGGAACTGAGCGTAATGCGTGCTGTCGAATTCATGAAGATCATTCTGAAAAATGAACAGCTTGACCCGCGCTGGTTCAGCGCCAAGGGCTTTGGTGAATTCCAGCCAGTGGCTACGAATGATACGATCGAAGGCAAAGCAAGGAACCGCCGGGTAGAAATATTAATTCTTCCACGCACAAGCAACAACCCGGGACAATAA